The Streptomyces sp. NBC_00236 DNA window CGCGGCGGCCTCGGGGCCGTACGGGAACCAGCCGCGTCCCGTCTTGCGCCCGTGCAGCCCGGCCGCCACCCGGTTCGGGGTCAGGTACGAGGGCCGGAGCCGGTCCTCGTGGCGGAACCCGTCCCAGATCGAGTCGATGACCGCGGCGGTCACATCGAGTCCGGTCAGGTCCATCAGCTCGAACGGGCCCATGCGCAGGCCCAGTACGTCCCGCGCGATTCGGTCGATGCCGGCCGGGTCGGCGACCGTCTCCTCCAGCAGCGCGAGCGCCTCCGTCACCAGCCCGCGCCCGGCGTGGTTGACGAGGAAACCGGGGGTGTCGGCGACCGTGACGGCGCGGTGCCCGCAGCTCTCCACGAGCGCGGTCAGCAGCGGCGGGATCTCGGGCCGCGTCGCGGCCCCGGGCACGACCTCGACGATCCGCATCAGCGGGACCGGGTTGAAGAAGTGCAGTCCGGCCAGACGTGTCGGGTCCTTCAGCGCCGCGGCGATCCGGGTCACGGAGAGCGAGGACGTGTTGGTCGCGAACACGGCGGACTCGGGCAGCACCTGCTCCAGCCTGCCGAAGACCTCCGTCTTGGTGGCCAGGTCCTCCCGTACGGCCTCGACGACCAGTTCCACATCCGGGCCCACGGCCCACGGGTCGCCCAGCGGGACCAGCCGGCCCAGGGCGCCGGCCGCGTCCTCGGCGGACATCCGGCCCTTCTGCACGGCCCGCTCCAGCATGGACCGTACGAAACCGGCCGCTTCCGCCACCGCCTCCGCCCGCACGTCGCACAGCTCCACGGTGTGTCCGGCGACGGCCGCCCACTGGGCGATGCCGCGGCCCATGGCTCCGGCTCCGACGATCCTGATACGCATGGTGGTCATGTCCTCTCGATGGGGCGGGTGGCGGACGGTCGACTGCGGATCAGCGCAGGTACACGCGGTCCGGGTCGACATCCTCGCGCAGCAGCCGCAACTCCGCCCGGGTCGGGGGCGGTACCTCGTCGACCGTGTCGGCGACCCGCAGCTCCCAGCCCGTCGCGGCCCGCACCTGCTCCACGGTGACCCCGGGCTGGACGGCGACCAGCCGCAGCTCCTCACCCACGCCCCCGCGGGCCATGATGCCCAGTTCGGTGATGACCCGGGTCACGCCGGCGCCCAGGGGGCGGATGCCCTCGGCGAGCGCGCGGTCGGGCCCCGGAGTGGTGCAGAAGTCGAGCTCCGCCGGGAAGGAGCGCGGATGGTGACGGCGCATCACCACGAAGACCTCCCGGGCGTTTGCCATCACCTCGACACCGCCGCCCGAGCCGGGCAGCCGGACCGACGGGCTGTCCCAGTCGCCGATCACCGAGGTGTTGAGGTTGCCCCAGCGGTCGATCTGCGCGGCGCCGAGGAAGCCGACGTCGATATGGCCGCCCTGCAGCACACAGCCGAAGAGCATCGGCATCGAGATCACCGCCTCCGCCCCCGTGATCAGGACCGCGTCGGCGATGGTCTCCGGCAGCCGCGCGGGATGGGCGCCGCAGACCCCGGACTCGTACACCACCTCGATGTCCGGGGCGACCGTCAGATGAGCCAGTTCGGTGGCCAGCGTCGGCAGTCCGATTCCGGCGAACACGGTGCGGCGCGCGGCCAGTTCGCGGGCGGCGACGACGGAGAGCAGTTCGGACGAGGTGACCGGGTCCGGTGCGGCGAGGGGCATGGCCCGTTCCTTCTCGTGTTCCGTGGCGGCGGTACCTCCGAACGCGCTCACAGCCTGCGCCCGTAGTCGACCGGCTCGCTGAGTGCCTCGCCGACCGCGAGCCCCGCCCAGAACTCCTCGCCGAGCCGGTCGACGTACTCCGCATGGTCGGCGGTGCCGCGCACCCACTCGTCCAGCCAGTCCTGGAGCCGCTGCGGGTCCTTGCTGATGTGCGACCAGGCCCGGTAGAAGGCGTTGTCCCGGTCGTAGTAGCCCTGTGCGAACGAGGGATGCGCCCCGCGCGGGCAGTGGACCACCGCGTCGACGGCGTGCGCGGGGACGAGCGTGCGGTTGGGGTCCGAGCGGATCACGTCGTCGTCGACGATCTCCTCCACGACGACGACCGCCTTGTCCGCCGCGTACACCGCCTCGGCCTGGACGCCCGTCAGCCCCCATATCTGGGTGTTGCCCCGGCGGTCGGCGCGCTGGGCGTGGATGATCGTCACATCCGGGTTGACGGGCGGTACGACGTAGATCTGCTCTGGTTCGCCGTCCGGCCCGGGGTACGGCGAAGTGACCTTGCGCAGATCGCTGTTGACGGACGGGAGATCGCTGCCGCCGTAGGAGCGCAGCGGGTAGAACGGCAGCCGCTGCGAGCCCGCGAGATAGCGGCAGATCATTCCGTAGTGGCTGTACTCCTCGAAGGCGAGGGGCGCCGGGTCCGCGCGCTCCACCCGCCGACGGAGCTCACCGAGCGATCCTGCCGAGGAGTTGCCCACGAACGAGGAGACCAGCCGGGTCACGCAGCCCGCTGCGATCATCTGGTCCACGACGATGTCCGCGGTCATCCGTACGACGGTGAGGTCGCGGCGGCCCTGACGGATGATCTCGTGACCCGCGGCGGTCGGGATGAGATGGGTGAAGCCTTCGAGGCAGACGGTGGAGCCGTCATGGACGAAGGCGGCGATCGCCGCCTTCATCGACATCGACTTGTCTGTCCGGTCCGTGGGGGCCACGGTGCTCCTCTGCGTGTGCGGGCGCGCGCGTCGTCCCACGGTGCCAGCGGTCATTGATCGCTGTCCAATACCGAATTATGCTCGGATCAAGACGACTGGGTAATCAATGGGTGCCGAGGGAGGTACCGGCGTGGAGCTGCGCCATCTGTTCGCGTTCGTCGCCGTGGCCGAGGAACTGCATTTCGGCCGGGCCGCCAAGCGGCTGCAGATGGCCCAGCCGCCGCTGAGCCAGCAGATCCGTCAGCTGGAGAAGGAACTGGGCGTCCAGCTCTTCGAGCGCAACACCCGCTCGGTGCGGCTGACCAGTGCGGGGGAGTCGTTCCTCCAGCCGGTGCGGACCGTGATCGAGGACCTCGACACCGCCGTACGGGCCGTGAAGGCGGCCGGCCGCGGCGAGTACGGGCGGGTCAGCATCGGCTTCGCCGGAGCCTCCAGCCACGAGACGCTGCCCCGCCTGACCCGGGCGGTCCGCGCGGCCCACCCCGCGATCGAGCTCGTGATGACCGGCCAGACCTATGCCAACGTCGCGCTCGCCCGGGTTGCGGACGGCTCGCTGGACCTGGGGTTCGTACGGCTGCCGGTGACGCAGCCCGGCGTGACCTTCCGGGTGATCGACGAGGAGGAGCTGGTGTGCGCACTGCCCTCCGACCATCCGCTCGCCGCCCGCGACAGCGTTCCGCTGGAGGTGCTGGCCGGTGAGCCCTTCGTCTCGTTCCCCGCCAACACCGGCTCCACCGTGCGCGACGCGATGGTCGGGGCCTGCGAGGCCGCCGGGTTCAACCCGCGGGTGGTGCAGGAGGCCCCCGACTCGTACACGATCCTGGCACTGGTCGCCGCGGGCGTCGGGGTCACCCTCACCGTCACCTCCGTCCAGCACATCCAGCAGAGCGGCCTCGTCTACCGGCCCCTCGCCGGACCACCGATCAGGCGGCAGGCCGCACTGGCCTGGCGGGCCGACAACCCTTCCGCCGCCCTGCACGCGGTGCTCGCCGTGGCGGAGGACGCGCTGCCCACCCCGCGCCCGGCCGATTGAGACGCACGGCGTCTTGAATCAGGGGGAACTGGATATTGGACCGACTCAGTCGCGGGTGCCAGGGTCGTGTCAGACCCTGGTCCTCTTCTGCCCCGCTCCCGGACCCCGTCCCGCTCCCGGAAAGGCCCCGCTGTGCCCGACCCGATCGACGTCGTGATCTGCGAACCGCTGCGTACCCCCATCGGCCGCTTCGGCGGGGCGTTCGCCGGGCAGACGCCCGCCGCCCTCGCCGCCCGCGTCATCGCCGAGGTCGTCGCCCGCACGGGGATCGCTCCCGACCGGGTCGACGAGGTGATCCTCGGGCACGCCTACCCCTCCTCCGACGCCCCCGCCATCGGCCGGGTCGCCGCTCTGGACGCCGGGCTCCCGGAGTCCGTCACCGGCCTCCAGACCGACCGCCGCTGCGGCTCCGGCCTCCAGGCCGTCCTCGACGCGGCGATGCAGATCAGGGCCGGGTTCAGCGACGTCGTGATCGCCGGCGGCGTCGACGTGATGAGCGCCGCCCCCTACTACACGCACGACGGCCGCTGGGGCATCAAGGGCCCCGGCCTCCAGCTCCACGACTCGCTGGCGCGCGGCCGGGTCACCGCGGGCGGCGTCAACCACCCGGTGCCCGGCGGCATGATCGAGACGGCGGAGAACCTCCGCCGCGAGTACGGCATCAGCCGCGCCGACCAGGACGCCCTGGCCCTGCGCTCGCAGCAGCGCGCCGGCCGGGCCATGGCCGAGGGGCGGTACGAGGCGGAGACCGTCCCCGTCACCGTGAAGAACCGCAAGGGCGAGACGGTCGTCACCGCCGACGAACACCCCCGCCCCGACACCACCGCCGAACAGCTCGCCGGGCTCCGCCCGATCCTGGGCAAGTCCGACCCGGAGGCCACGGTCACCGCGGGCAACGCCAGCGGCCAGAACGACGCGGCGGCGGCCTGCCTGGTGACGAGCGCGGCCACCGCGGAGCGCCTCGGCCTCACCCCGCTGGTCCGGCTGGTCTCGTTCGCGCGCGCGGGCGTGCCCGCCGCCACCATGGGCATCGGCCCCGTCCCGGCCACCCGCACCGCGCTCGCCCGCGCCGGGCTCACCCTGGCCGACCTCGACCTGATCGAGCTCAACGAGGCCTTCGCCGCCCAGGTGCTGGCCTGCACCCGCGAACTGGGCCTCGGCGAGAAGGACCACGAGGAGCGGATCAACGTGAACGGCTCCGGGGTCTCCCTCGGCCATCCCGTCGGCGCCACCGGCGCCCGCATCCTCGCCACCCTCACCAGGGAACTGCACCGCCGCGAGGCCCGCTACGGCCTGGAGACCATGTGCATCGGCGGCGGCCAGGGCCTCGCCGCGGTCTTCGAGCGCATCGCGGTCTGAGACGTGCCGGGCTCGGGGCGGCCTACTCCGCCCCGGGCTCGAAGTCCTCGGTGAAGTAGCTGTCGTGCCGGATGCGGAACTGCTTGAGTTCCTCGCCCCCGCGCTGCGAGACCTCCGCGACCCGCTCGAAGTACTCCTCGCGCGGGGCGCCCGGGGAGAACAGCATGAGCATGGACAGCGGCTCGTCGGTCACGTTCTTGAAGGCGTGCAGCCCGCCGACCGGTACGTACAGGAAGTCGCCTTCGCGGCCGGTGACCCACTTCTCGCCGTCGTAGAGCTCCAGTTCGCCGGACAGGACGTAGAACGACTCCGACATCGCCTTGTGGAAGTGGGTTCTGGCGCCTGCGGACCTTGCGGCCAGGTCCACCTTGTACAGGCCGAACTCGCCGCCGGTCGATTCGTTGGTGGCGAGGTAGTGGGTGGAGCCGCCGCCGGGCGAGGAGATGTCCGGCGGAGTGCCGGCAGGCCGGAAGACCGCGTTCACTTCGCCCTTGTCGCCGAGATAGCGGGGCTCCGGGTACTCGAGGTGTTCCGGGTACGACATGATGCGCTCCTTCGGAAGGGGTCCACCCCCATGGTCGCTCCCGCTCCCGGAGGGCGACATCGGGCTCGCGGATGATCGCGGGCCGACGGGGAGCAGGGCGGGAGACCTAGGTCCCTACCAGCGCCGCGTCAGCGCTTCATCAGGGCGAACACGCCCCATCCCAGGTACTCCCGCTGGTAGCGGGCGTGCCGCGCCGGCCCCTCGGCCAGCTCGACGCGCATCGCATCGGCCAGTTCGTCGTCGGGGTTCGCGTCGAGCCAGCGGCGGATGCTGAGCCACTGGGCCGCGACGTACCGGTCCCAGCCCTGCTGGTCGGCGAGGACCATCTCCACCACGTCCCAGCCCAGCTCACCGAAGTGGCCGAGCAGTTCCGGCAGGGCGAGGAAGTCGTCCCGGGCCGTCGCGCCGCACGCCTCGACGGTCTTCAGGTCCGGCGGCTCCCGGCGCCAGTACGGCTCACCGATCAGCAGCAGGCCGCCCGGCCGCACCGAGCGCTCCCGACCGTGCCGGCCACGCCGCCGCCGATCCAGGTGGCGCCGACGCACGCGGCCAGGTCCACGGGTTGCGGCGCGACGTGGCCGGAGGCGTCGCCGTGCACGAAGCCGACCCGTTCCGCCACGCCCAGCTCAGCCGCGCGCTCCCCGGCGGCCAGGAAGACGGTGTTGATGTCGACCCCGGTCCCGGTCACGCCGTGATGCGTGCCCAGGTGCAGAGCAACTCGCCGCTGCCGCAGGCGAGGTCGAGGATCCGGGTTCCCGGAGCCAGGCGCAGGGCCCGGCCCAGGGTGGCCAGATTCTCCTCGGTGAACGGGTTGTGAATGCGATGGCCGCTCTCGCGGATGGTGAAGGCACGGGGAAGGTCCACGCGGGGGAAGCTAGGCCGCCCCGGCGCTCCCGTCCACCGAATTGCCTACCGGTCCACGGGGGAGGCGATCGTCGGCGGCATTACCTCGTCACCTACCGGTCCACCGGCACACGCGCGTCGCTCGCCGGCGTCGCCGTAACGTCCGCCAGGTGGTCCCGTTCCGCGTCCGGGTCCGTCAGCCGGTTCAGCCGCGCGGGTACGTCGAAGCCGACCAGCAGCACCACGATCACGGTGCCCGCGAACGTCAGCACCGCCAGTGCCCGGCCCAGGTCCATTCCGGAGGCGAGATGGGCCCCGAGCACCGGGGCGACCGCCCCGCCGAGGGCGCCCACGTTGTACGTGAAGCCGAGCGCCGCACCCCGGCTCGCGGTGGGGAAGTGTCCGCCGATGTAGCGGGGCAGCAGTCCGGAGATGCCGAAGCTCGTCGCCTGGAGCAGGAAGAGCAGGATGCCGAGCAGCATCAGGTTGTTCTGCACCGCGAAGACCGGATAGACGAAGGCCAGCGAGGCCAGCAGCGTCAGCGCGTACGCCTTCTTGGTGCCGATCCGGTCGCCGAGGAAGCCCGCGACCCAGCAGCCCACCATGGTGCCGAAGCCCGCGAAGTACAGCACGTCGGTGACCTGGTCCGTGGTGTAGCCCAGTTCCGTCTTCAGGTACGTCGGCAGCAGGGCCTGGATCGGCCAGGAGTACAGGAAAGCGAAGAACAGCGTCACGATCATCGACAGGTACAGCACCCAGCCGCGCTTCCCGCCCAGTTGCACGGCGAACGCGGCGAGCGTCAGACCGGCGATCACCGAGAGCACCGGCACCATGCCCGCTCCGCCCGGGGTGAAGACGAGGAACAGCGAGACCGTGGCGACGACGACGAGGACCGTGTTGACGGTGGCCCGCGCGCGGGTCAGGAACAGCGGCCGGAACGGATTGGGCTTCGCGTCCTTGTCCGCCACGGACTCCGTCCATTCCTCGGCCTCCGGCAGCGCGCGCCGCATCCACAGCGCGATGGCGATCGGGATGAGACCCAGATAGAACATCCAGCGCCAGCCGAGCGAGGGCACCACCCAGTCGTACACCTGGGCGGCGAGCACCGAGCCGACCGAGAAGCCGGAGATCAGGAAGCCGCTGGCCCGGTTGCGCAGCGCGGCGGGCCAGCTCTCCATGACGTACGTGGAGCTGGCGCTGTACTCACCGGCCATACCCATGCCGATGGCCAGCCGGGCGGCGAACAGACTGGTGTAGTTCCACGCGAACCCGCAGGCGAAGGTGCCCACCGAGTACAGCAGGATGCTGAGCACCATGGAGAGCTTGCGGCCGTAGCGGTCGCCGATGGCGCCGAGCACGGCGCCGCCCAGCCAGCGGGTGATGAACGCACCGGAGATCAGGCTGGCCGCCTGCACCGTGCTCAGGCCGAACTCGTCACTGATCTCGGTCAGGACGAGGGTGATCAGCACGAAGTCGAAGCCGTCGAGGACGTAGCCGATCCAGGCGGCGAAGAACGACTTCCACTGGGTGCGGCTGACCTGGCTGTACCAGGGGAGCGTGGGGGGTGTCGAGGTCTGCACGGTGACTCCAGGGTGCGGGACGGTGCCCGGTCATTTGAACAGCCGTCCCGCGTGCGGGGACAGGTCAGGGCCGGGTGATGCCTGCCACGAAGCGGGCGGTCAGAGCCGTGGGAGCGGTGATGGCGGTGCCGACGACGACGCTGTGGGCGCCGCGTGCCAGGGCCTCGGCCGCTTCCTCGGGGGTGTTGATACGGCCCTCCGCGACCACCGGGACGTCGATGGCTGCGGAGAGGGCCGCGACCAGATCGAGATCGGGGCCGGTCTGCTTCGGCATCCCGGGGACGTAGCCGGACAGGGTCGTGGAGACGAAGTCCGCCCCCAGCTCCGCAGCCGCGACCCCCTCGGCGAGGGTGGAGACGTCGGCCATCACGAGCGCGCCGGCCGCGTGGACCGCCTCGACGAGTTCGGCGAACGTCGAGCCGTCGGGGCGCGGCCGGTCGGTGGCGTCCGCGGCGACGACGGCCGCTCCTGCCTCGGCCACCGCCAGGGCGTGCCGGACGGTCGGGGTGATGAAGACCCCGGTGTCGCCGTCCTTCCACAGGCCGATGACCGGCAGGTCGACGACGGCGGTGATCGCGGCGACGACCTCCGGGTCGTTGGCCCGGATCGCTGCGCCGCCACCGGCGACGGCCGACAGCGCGAGCCGCACCAGGGTGGACGTCTCCCGCATCGGGTCGCCGGGGGGTGCCTGACAGGACACGATCAGCTTGCCCTGGAGGGTGGTGGCCAGTTCCTGCACGGTCATCGGAGAGCTCCCGGGTGGTGGAGGGGAAGGAGGGTGGTGAGGGAGGCCGCGCCGAGCACGGCCGCGTCGTGGCCGAGCAGCGGAGCCTGCGGGACGAGCCTGCGCAGCGGCCCCATCAGCTCCGTGGCGAAGGCGGCCCGCAGGGCGTCCTCGTACAGCGGGCCTATCCGCGGGACCCCGCCGCCGACGACGACCCGGTCGGGGCCGAGCGCGTTGGCGAGCCCGCCGAGGACATGGCCGGCGGCGGCCGCACCGGTGGTGATGGCCGTGACGGCGTGGGCGTCGCCCTGCGCGGCCCGTGCGGCGACGGTTTCGAGGCGGTCCACGGGGGCGCCGGTCAACCGCTCGTAGTGGGCGGCGATCCCGGGCCCGGAGGCGATGACCTCCAGGTGGCCGGTGGCGCCGCAGGTGCAGGGCAGGCCGGCGGCCTCGGGGCTGGGCACATGGCCCAGGTGCCCGGCGATGCCGGCCGACCCGTGCAGCATCCGTCCGTCGGCGGCGACGGCGCCGCCGACCCCGGTGCCGATGGCGGCGAAGAGCAGTGAGCCGTGGCCGTCCGTCTCCGCGTTCAGCGCGGCGAGTTCCGGCCCGGCGGTCGCGCGCACGTCGTTGTCGCAGGCCACCGCGTATCCCGTGCGGTTGGCGAGCCCGACGCCCAGGGGGGTGCCCGCCCAGCCGCGGATGGAGTCGGTGGCGCTGGTGACCATGCCGGTACGGGGGTCGATGACCCCGGCCGCCGCGATGCCGAGCACCGACGCGCTGCGGGCGGGGTCGACCTCGGCGGCGGCCGCGGCGAGCGCGTCGAGCACCGCCGCGGCGCCTTCCCGGGCCGGGGTGGGCCTGCTGTGCCGGGCCAGGACCGTGCCGTCCGCCGCGAGGAGCGCGGCGGCGATCTTCGTGCCGCCGAGGTCGAGGCCGACGACGGGCCCCCCGGCCGGTGCCGGCTGTGCCGAGGAGGTCATCGGACCGGCGGCAGACCGGCGTCGCGCAGCCGTCCGGAGACGAGCGCGACGGATTCGGCGGACAGCTGGATCTGCGGGAACGCGGTGTCGCCGCACTCGATGACGCCGAGCAGCTGGAGTGCCGACTTGAACGAGCCGAGCGCCGAGGAGCTGCGGCCCATGTCCGCCTCGGGGCCGACGTCCACCATGGCGAACAGCTCGATCAGCCGCTCCTGCTCCTTGGCGGCCAGCGTCCAGTCGCCGGCCCGCGCGGCCTCGTAGAGCCGTACGTATCCGGCCGGGTCCACGTTGCCGATGCCGGGGACGACACCGTCGGCGCCGGCGAGCAGGGCCGCGTCGACGGTCAGCTCGGAGCCGGTGAGGATGCTGAAGTCCGGGACCGGGCCGTTCCCGCGGCCCTCGCGGCCGCCGAGCTCGACGATGAGCCGGCGCAGCCCGCCCTCGTCGCCGCTGCTGTCCTTGAGTCCGGCGAGCGTGCCGTCCTCGGCGAGCTCGCGGATCAGTTCGGCGGACAGCTTGCTGTGCACGGCGACCGGGATGTCGTACGCGAACAGCGGGAGGTCCACCCCGGCGCGCAGCCGGCGGAAGTGCCCGGCGATCTCCTTGGCGTGGGTGCGGGTGTAGAACGGGGCGGTCGCGACCAGCGCGTCGGCGCCCAGGGCGGCGGCGGACTTGGCATGCTCGATGACCCGGGCCGTGGTGGTGTCGATGACTCCGGCGAGGACGGGGACGCGGCCGTCGGTCGCGTTGACGACGGTCTCCAGGACCGTCGCGCGCTGTTCGTCGGTGAGGTAGGCGACCTCGCTGGTGGACCCGAGCGCGAAGAGTCCGTGCACGCCCCCGCCGATGAGGTGCTCGACGAGGCGGACGAGCGACATGGTGTCGATCTCCCCGCGGGAGTCGAGCGGGGTGCAGACCGGCGGGACGACGCCGTGCAGCGGTGCGGTCAGAGACATGGTGAGGGCTCCAGCTGATCGGGACACCGATCCGCGGCCTGAGTGGCTACCCGGATCGAGACATGAGACGTAAGATGTCCTATGTCTGGCTCACCTTAAACAGATGCTCCTGGGAATGGTCAAGGGGCAACGGCACCTCAGGAGGACGTTGTGGCGCGGCCCACCATGGCTCAGGACATCGAGCGCCGGATCAAGGAACTGATTCTGGAGCGACGGCTCGCACCGGGCGACGCGCTGCCCACCGAGACCGAGCTGATGGACCTCTTCGAGGCCGGCCGGGTGTCGGTGCGTGAGGCCCTCAAGTCGCTCCAGGCGATGAACGTCGTGGAGATCCGCCGTGGCTACGGCACCTTCGTGGGTTCCCTCTCCCTCTCACCGTTCGCCGAGGGGCTCGCCTTCCGTGCGGCCGTCCGCCACCGCCAGGGCGAGCCCGGGCTCGCCGAGCTGATGAAGGTGCGCGAGGCGCTGGAGGCGGGGCTCGTCGGGGCCGTCGCGGCCGGCGTCCCGGACGAGGACATCGAGGTGCTGCGCGCCCTGGTCGCGAAGATGGAGGAGGAGTCCGCCTCGGGCCGGGTCGCGCGCTCCACCGACCGGGCCTTCCACCTCGCGCTCTACGCCTCGCTGGACAACCACCTGCTCAGTGAGGTGCTCGACGCGTTCTGGGCGGCCATGGACCGGGTCCGCGAGGACTTCGACGACGGCCACCAGGACCCGTGGGTCACGTGTACCCAGCACCGCGAGATCGTCGAAGCGGTGGCGGCGGCCGACGGCGTACGGGCCGTACGGGCGATGCGTACGCACTTCGACGGCATCCGCGACCGGCTGGAATCGACCCCGGCCCGCTGACCCGGCCCGCTGAGCCCCGGCCCGCTGACCCGGGGGTGCGCCCCGGGGCCCTCACCGCTCCGGCATCGTCCCGGTGATCGCGGTGACGGCCATCCGTACGGCCCGGGCCGTCACAGCGGCCGGGTCGTCGCCGTTCTCGATCGCCGTCGTGGCCGCGTTGACGATTCCCTGGAGGAGCAGCGCGGTGCGCCGAGGGTCCTCCTCGCCCAGCTCCGACAGCGCGTTGATCAGTGGCGTGAGCAGCTCCCGGTGGGCGCGCACCGCGCTCTCCCGCACCACCGCCGCGTCCCGTACCCCCGCCAGTGCCTGGGCGATCCGGTGCTCCCCGCCGCGCACCAGGTCCAGCTGCGACGACACGTACGCGGCGATCTTCTCCTCGGGCGTACCGGCTGCCGACATGCCGGACCGGATGGCGTCCGTCCAGCGGGGCATCGCGTCCTCGACGACCGCGGCGAGCAGCTCGGGGCGGCCCGGGAAGTACTTGTACACGCTGTTGCGGGCGAGGCCCGTGGCCCTGGCGATCGCGGTGAAGGTCACGGCATCGGCGTCGCCGCTCTCCAGGAGCTCGCGCGCCGCCCGCACCAGGGCCAGTCGCTGCTGGGCGTGGTGCTCGGCGACCGTGGCGGCTCGGATCCTGGGCACGGGGTCAGTCTAGGAGCCTCCGGTCCCGGGACCGACCCCCACTTGGGGACGGGGCGTCCCCATCATCTATGTTAGCGACACACCGTCCCTAACATCGATCCACCGAAGGGAACCGCCGTGTTCCTCGCTCTGCTGGAGCTGCGCGCCGCCCGAGGGCGCTTCCTGCTCATGGGATCCGTCGTGGTGCTCGTCGCCGCACTCGTCGGCATCGTCTCCGGCTTCACCACCGGCCTGGGTGACGACACCATCTCCGCGTTGCGCCGTCTGCCCGCCTCGCAGCTCGTCTTCTCCTCGGACGCCCGGTCCGACCAGTTCGCCCGCAGCCTCCTCGACGAGAAGACCGCCACCGCGTGGAGCGCGGACGCGGACACCGAGACGACCCCCCTGGGGGTGTCCATCACTCGCGGTACGACGAATCGTGGCGCCGAGGTCGACCTCGCCGCCTTCGGCGTCGAACCCGGCTCCTTTCTCGCCCCGTCCGTCACCGAGGGCGACGGCCTCGCCGGCGCGGCGGCGGACAGCATGGTGATGTCCGCCAAGCTCGCCGACGAGGGCGTGCACGTCGGCGACACCCTCGTCATCGACCGGCTCGGCATCGAACTGCGGGTCGTCGGAAGTACCGAGCGCTCCAGCTACGGCCATGTGCCCGTCGCCTACGTCCCGTTGAAGACCTGGCAGCGCATCCGCTTCAGCACCCCGGGCGCCCCGGCGTCCGCGACAGCCGCGATCCCCGGCCAGTTCAGCGCGCTCGCCCTGCGCACCCCGCCGGACGGGACCTCCGCCGCCACCCTCGACGCGCGGTACTCCACCACCACACTCACCAAGGAGAAGGCGTACGAGGCGGCCCCCGGATACACCGGGGAGCGCCTCACCATGAACTCGATCCAGGTCTTCCTCTACCTGATCGCCCCGCTCGTGGTCGGCGCCTTCTTCTCCGTGTGGACCGTGCAGCGACAGCCCGAACTCGCCCTGCTGCGCGCCATGGGCGCCTCCCGCCGGCGGCTCCTCACCCACACCCTCCTCCAGGCGGCCCTGGTCGTCGTCCTGGGCACCGCGGCGGGCGCCGTACTCGCCGGAGCGGTCGGGCTGCTGGTCGGTGAACAGGTGCCGTTCAGCCTGCCCGCCGCCACCCTCACCCTGACCATGTGCACCGTCGCGGCCGTGGGCCTCGCGGGCACCGCCCTGACCCTGCGCCGGGTCACCCGAGCCGACCCGCTGACCATGCTGGGAGCCAACCGATGAGCCTC harbors:
- a CDS encoding ABC transporter permease gives rise to the protein MFLALLELRAARGRFLLMGSVVVLVAALVGIVSGFTTGLGDDTISALRRLPASQLVFSSDARSDQFARSLLDEKTATAWSADADTETTPLGVSITRGTTNRGAEVDLAAFGVEPGSFLAPSVTEGDGLAGAAADSMVMSAKLADEGVHVGDTLVIDRLGIELRVVGSTERSSYGHVPVAYVPLKTWQRIRFSTPGAPASATAAIPGQFSALALRTPPDGTSAATLDARYSTTTLTKEKAYEAAPGYTGERLTMNSIQVFLYLIAPLVVGAFFSVWTVQRQPELALLRAMGASRRRLLTHTLLQAALVVVLGTAAGAVLAGAVGLLVGEQVPFSLPAATLTLTMCTVAAVGLAGTALTLRRVTRADPLTMLGANR
- a CDS encoding TetR/AcrR family transcriptional regulator; the encoded protein is MPRIRAATVAEHHAQQRLALVRAARELLESGDADAVTFTAIARATGLARNSVYKYFPGRPELLAAVVEDAMPRWTDAIRSGMSAAGTPEEKIAAYVSSQLDLVRGGEHRIAQALAGVRDAAVVRESAVRAHRELLTPLINALSELGEEDPRRTALLLQGIVNAATTAIENGDDPAAVTARAVRMAVTAITGTMPER
- a CDS encoding dihydrodipicolinate synthase family protein, encoding MSLTAPLHGVVPPVCTPLDSRGEIDTMSLVRLVEHLIGGGVHGLFALGSTSEVAYLTDEQRATVLETVVNATDGRVPVLAGVIDTTTARVIEHAKSAAALGADALVATAPFYTRTHAKEIAGHFRRLRAGVDLPLFAYDIPVAVHSKLSAELIRELAEDGTLAGLKDSSGDEGGLRRLIVELGGREGRGNGPVPDFSILTGSELTVDAALLAGADGVVPGIGNVDPAGYVRLYEAARAGDWTLAAKEQERLIELFAMVDVGPEADMGRSSSALGSFKSALQLLGVIECGDTAFPQIQLSAESVALVSGRLRDAGLPPVR
- a CDS encoding ROK family protein, with the translated sequence MTSSAQPAPAGGPVVGLDLGGTKIAAALLAADGTVLARHSRPTPAREGAAAVLDALAAAAAEVDPARSASVLGIAAAGVIDPRTGMVTSATDSIRGWAGTPLGVGLANRTGYAVACDNDVRATAGPELAALNAETDGHGSLLFAAIGTGVGGAVAADGRMLHGSAGIAGHLGHVPSPEAAGLPCTCGATGHLEVIASGPGIAAHYERLTGAPVDRLETVAARAAQGDAHAVTAITTGAAAAGHVLGGLANALGPDRVVVGGGVPRIGPLYEDALRAAFATELMGPLRRLVPQAPLLGHDAAVLGAASLTTLLPLHHPGALR
- a CDS encoding sialate:H+ symport family MFS transporter, translated to MQTSTPPTLPWYSQVSRTQWKSFFAAWIGYVLDGFDFVLITLVLTEISDEFGLSTVQAASLISGAFITRWLGGAVLGAIGDRYGRKLSMVLSILLYSVGTFACGFAWNYTSLFAARLAIGMGMAGEYSASSTYVMESWPAALRNRASGFLISGFSVGSVLAAQVYDWVVPSLGWRWMFYLGLIPIAIALWMRRALPEAEEWTESVADKDAKPNPFRPLFLTRARATVNTVLVVVATVSLFLVFTPGGAGMVPVLSVIAGLTLAAFAVQLGGKRGWVLYLSMIVTLFFAFLYSWPIQALLPTYLKTELGYTTDQVTDVLYFAGFGTMVGCWVAGFLGDRIGTKKAYALTLLASLAFVYPVFAVQNNLMLLGILLFLLQATSFGISGLLPRYIGGHFPTASRGAALGFTYNVGALGGAVAPVLGAHLASGMDLGRALAVLTFAGTVIVVLLVGFDVPARLNRLTDPDAERDHLADVTATPASDARVPVDR
- a CDS encoding N-acetylmannosamine-6-phosphate 2-epimerase, whose product is MTVQELATTLQGKLIVSCQAPPGDPMRETSTLVRLALSAVAGGGAAIRANDPEVVAAITAVVDLPVIGLWKDGDTGVFITPTVRHALAVAEAGAAVVAADATDRPRPDGSTFAELVEAVHAAGALVMADVSTLAEGVAAAELGADFVSTTLSGYVPGMPKQTGPDLDLVAALSAAIDVPVVAEGRINTPEEAAEALARGAHSVVVGTAITAPTALTARFVAGITRP
- a CDS encoding FadR/GntR family transcriptional regulator, with amino-acid sequence MARPTMAQDIERRIKELILERRLAPGDALPTETELMDLFEAGRVSVREALKSLQAMNVVEIRRGYGTFVGSLSLSPFAEGLAFRAAVRHRQGEPGLAELMKVREALEAGLVGAVAAGVPDEDIEVLRALVAKMEEESASGRVARSTDRAFHLALYASLDNHLLSEVLDAFWAAMDRVREDFDDGHQDPWVTCTQHREIVEAVAAADGVRAVRAMRTHFDGIRDRLESTPAR